The Vibrio gallaecicus genome contains a region encoding:
- a CDS encoding sigma-54-dependent transcriptional regulator, whose product MINNQYSVLLVDDDQDVLDSYSYLMNISSIKSKAINDPTQALQYVSPEWVGVVILDMYMPQMHGLELLKLIKNVDERIPVIVITGHGDIPIAVDAVKQGACEFLEKPINPADLLTLVKHQLETRTGQVEFQRQAEKSISRSLIGNSAHMEQIRKYVAQYALLDTHLVVYGESGTGRHSVAGIIKDMMTKNEEIGYITLALSNTTTMKCIDDATNKQEPSVLVLDNLPELPEEVQRHLAQLLLARERCGKKNLRVVTIFESEPEEYITKNQLLPELYYLLNQGVVHVPPLRQRPDDIVAIFHYFLKLSCKKLGKALPNVDSNYLALLRSYPWPGNIRELRNIAELYAIGIVKLTGKERIYSQNDIQLPLAELVDDFEKQLIEDALFLHSGRVTDAANHLQIPRKKLYLRMKKHGIEKGNYKSR is encoded by the coding sequence ATGATCAATAACCAGTATTCAGTATTATTAGTCGATGATGATCAAGATGTTTTGGATTCATATTCTTACCTAATGAACATCTCATCGATAAAGTCGAAGGCCATTAACGACCCAACACAAGCGTTGCAATACGTCTCTCCTGAGTGGGTGGGCGTTGTGATTCTAGACATGTATATGCCACAGATGCATGGTTTAGAACTGCTGAAACTGATTAAAAATGTTGATGAGCGAATACCCGTTATTGTGATTACTGGGCACGGCGATATTCCGATAGCTGTGGATGCTGTGAAGCAAGGTGCGTGTGAGTTTTTAGAGAAGCCGATTAATCCTGCGGATTTATTAACATTGGTTAAGCACCAGCTTGAAACTCGCACTGGTCAGGTAGAGTTCCAGCGTCAGGCAGAGAAGTCCATTTCACGTTCACTAATTGGTAACTCCGCGCATATGGAGCAGATCCGAAAATATGTCGCGCAATACGCTTTGTTGGACACGCACTTGGTAGTTTATGGCGAGTCAGGTACAGGGCGTCACAGTGTCGCTGGGATCATCAAAGATATGATGACGAAGAACGAAGAGATAGGATATATCACTCTTGCGCTCAGCAACACCACGACAATGAAGTGTATTGATGATGCGACTAACAAGCAGGAGCCGAGTGTGCTTGTGTTAGATAACTTACCAGAATTGCCTGAAGAGGTGCAACGGCATTTGGCTCAGTTGCTGCTGGCGCGTGAGCGTTGTGGTAAAAAAAATCTGCGTGTAGTGACAATTTTTGAGTCCGAGCCGGAAGAGTACATCACTAAGAATCAATTGTTGCCAGAATTATACTATCTGCTTAACCAGGGAGTGGTTCACGTGCCTCCTTTGCGCCAGCGGCCAGATGATATCGTCGCGATATTTCATTATTTCTTGAAATTAAGTTGTAAGAAACTAGGTAAAGCACTGCCAAATGTAGACTCTAACTATCTCGCTCTTTTGAGAAGTTACCCTTGGCCAGGCAATATCCGTGAACTGCGAAACATTGCTGAGTTGTATGCCATCGGGATTGTTAAGCTGACAGGTAAAGAGCGTATCTACTCACAAAATGATATTCAGCTTCCATTAGCAGAGTTGGTAGACGATTTCGAAAAGCAACTCATAGAAGATGCGCTGTTTTTGCATTCTGGGCGAGTTACCGATGCCGCTAATCATCTGCAAATACCCCGAAAAAAGCTGTACTTGAGAATGAAAAAGCACGGAATAGAAAAAGGCAATTACAAGTCGAGATAA
- the pyk gene encoding pyruvate kinase, translating to MCKTKIVATLGPASESRETLTKLIRAGANIVRLNFSHGTAQEHIARAHLVREIAAELDTYVGVLVDLQGPKIRISCFENDAVQLNQGDTFTLSGTLDAHVGNQEIIGLDYPELIQDVNKDDILLLDDGRIQLKINQVDTNEQWIKTTVLNSGKLSNRKGINLLGGGLSAPALTAKDVQDIETAAKIRADFLAISFPRNAQDIEYARSLARKAGCDAKIVAKVERAEVVATKEAMDDVIIASDIIMVARGDLGVEIGDARLPMVQKSLINRSKYWGKPVITATQMLESMIDNPLPTRAEVLDVANAIIDGTDAVMLSAESAAGKYPIEAVEAMVRIAEGAEHELECNHDCWDTLQHLCSNPGKSFALSSMISASRAHQDLGVAILTKQGKTPLLMSRCQSKAKIWALSDNPALLAQMTILRGVEPLYFKAEGAKVELASQVVECLNQKAQEAQISSILMTQLDSIEGMGEVNACRLLSLNMTSQIKPAKEIAA from the coding sequence ATGTGTAAAACCAAAATTGTGGCCACGCTAGGTCCAGCAAGTGAAAGCCGTGAAACACTGACTAAATTAATTCGAGCAGGCGCTAACATAGTCAGGCTAAATTTTTCACATGGAACAGCGCAAGAGCACATCGCACGTGCACACTTGGTTCGTGAAATCGCGGCTGAACTTGACACTTATGTTGGTGTACTTGTTGATTTACAAGGTCCTAAGATTCGTATTTCTTGTTTCGAAAATGATGCAGTTCAACTCAATCAAGGCGACACATTCACGCTGAGCGGAACACTCGATGCACACGTAGGTAACCAAGAGATAATTGGCCTTGATTATCCAGAGCTCATTCAAGATGTAAATAAAGACGATATTCTGCTGCTGGATGATGGCCGCATTCAGCTGAAAATTAACCAAGTGGATACTAACGAGCAATGGATAAAAACTACGGTATTGAATAGCGGTAAATTATCTAACCGTAAAGGCATCAACTTATTAGGTGGCGGTCTTTCTGCACCGGCCCTTACCGCTAAGGACGTTCAAGACATTGAAACCGCAGCGAAAATCCGTGCCGACTTCCTTGCTATTTCTTTCCCTCGTAATGCACAAGATATCGAATACGCTCGTAGCTTAGCGCGTAAAGCAGGTTGCGATGCCAAGATCGTCGCAAAAGTGGAACGTGCAGAAGTCGTGGCAACCAAAGAAGCCATGGATGACGTGATTATCGCATCAGATATCATAATGGTTGCTCGCGGCGATTTAGGCGTAGAGATTGGTGACGCGCGATTACCTATGGTTCAAAAATCACTAATAAACCGCTCTAAGTATTGGGGTAAACCAGTGATCACCGCAACACAAATGTTGGAATCAATGATCGATAACCCACTTCCTACTCGAGCAGAAGTGTTAGACGTGGCAAATGCGATTATTGATGGTACAGACGCCGTGATGCTCTCAGCCGAATCCGCGGCGGGTAAATACCCTATCGAAGCAGTCGAAGCTATGGTTCGTATCGCAGAAGGCGCAGAACACGAACTCGAATGTAACCATGACTGCTGGGATACCCTTCAACATTTATGTTCTAACCCAGGTAAAAGCTTTGCGCTTTCATCGATGATTTCAGCTTCTCGCGCTCATCAAGATCTTGGCGTTGCGATTCTAACCAAACAGGGAAAAACTCCGCTGTTAATGTCTCGCTGTCAGAGTAAGGCTAAGATTTGGGCTCTTAGCGATAATCCAGCGTTGCTTGCACAAATGACAATCTTACGAGGGGTTGAACCCTTGTACTTCAAAGCGGAAGGAGCCAAAGTCGAACTCGCATCGCAGGTAGTAGAATGCTTAAACCAGAAAGCTCAAGAAGCTCAAATCTCATCAATATTAATGACTCAGTTAGATTCTATAGAAGGCATGGGAGAAGTTAACGCCTGTCGCTTACTAAGCTTGAATATGACTTCTCAAATCAAGCCTGCCAAAGAAATCGCAGCCTAG
- a CDS encoding MFS transporter: protein MFNFFKSRPDLPLSDGSKEEMQARFKRYQWQVFLGLVFGYAVFYVVRMSLGVVKKPMLDAGIVTIEELGIMGSAFFFTYAIGKFSNGFLSDYANIGRFMSFSLLLSGITAVFMGLNTTALFFILLWGLNGWFQSVGSAPSCVSLFQWFSPKQRGSRYSVWGGSRNIGEGITWILTASLVSYFGWRAGFIGAGIAAIAAALCMFFILKDRPQTYGLPDAATAFDEATEMKKKNDPKETRRAQMFIMKQPTVWLIAAACAAMYISRYAMSSWAVLYLQEVKGYSLLDAGFAMSTYPIAGLAGAILSGIVSDKLFNSNRHIPTLLYGLANIGGMCLMFFGPDHRIVDAVALGLIGFAIGGLVVFLAGLTACDLMPKNAVGAVKGFIGLFSYIAASGQELVSASLIKITEVDGVAKYDFSQAQYFWLAAGVVSLLLALTVWNAKKVVDINPAKETELEVRPS, encoded by the coding sequence ATGTTTAATTTCTTTAAATCACGTCCTGACCTCCCTCTTTCAGATGGCTCGAAAGAGGAGATGCAGGCGCGTTTCAAACGCTACCAATGGCAGGTATTTTTAGGCTTGGTTTTTGGTTACGCAGTCTTCTACGTAGTACGTATGAGTTTAGGCGTTGTTAAAAAACCAATGCTGGATGCAGGCATCGTAACCATCGAAGAACTCGGCATCATGGGTTCGGCTTTTTTCTTCACTTACGCAATTGGTAAGTTCTCGAACGGCTTCCTTTCTGACTACGCCAACATTGGCCGATTTATGTCGTTCTCATTGCTACTGTCAGGCATCACGGCAGTATTCATGGGTTTAAATACAACGGCCCTCTTCTTCATTCTACTGTGGGGTTTGAACGGTTGGTTCCAATCTGTTGGTTCAGCTCCTTCTTGTGTGTCCCTGTTCCAATGGTTCTCACCAAAGCAACGTGGTAGTCGATATTCTGTCTGGGGTGGTTCACGTAACATCGGTGAAGGTATTACTTGGATCTTAACGGCATCTCTAGTGAGCTACTTTGGCTGGCGCGCTGGTTTTATCGGTGCAGGTATCGCAGCGATTGCCGCAGCACTATGTATGTTCTTCATCCTAAAAGATCGCCCACAAACTTATGGTTTGCCAGATGCCGCTACGGCGTTTGATGAAGCGACTGAGATGAAGAAAAAGAACGACCCGAAAGAAACTCGTCGCGCTCAAATGTTCATCATGAAGCAACCGACTGTTTGGTTAATTGCTGCAGCGTGCGCGGCGATGTATATCTCTCGCTACGCTATGTCTTCTTGGGCTGTTCTTTATCTTCAAGAAGTAAAAGGTTACTCGTTACTCGATGCTGGTTTTGCAATGTCCACCTACCCTATTGCAGGTCTCGCAGGTGCAATACTATCGGGCATTGTCTCTGACAAGCTGTTCAACTCTAACCGCCACATTCCTACTCTACTTTACGGATTGGCAAACATTGGCGGTATGTGTTTGATGTTCTTCGGCCCAGACCACCGCATTGTTGACGCTGTTGCACTAGGTTTGATTGGTTTCGCTATTGGTGGTCTGGTTGTTTTCCTTGCTGGTTTAACTGCATGTGACTTAATGCCTAAAAATGCCGTAGGTGCAGTTAAAGGCTTTATCGGACTGTTCTCTTACATCGCAGCTTCTGGTCAAGAGTTAGTATCAGCTTCTCTTATCAAAATCACTGAGGTTGATGGCGTAGCCAAATACGACTTCTCGCAAGCACAATACTTCTGGCTAGCCGCTGGTGTAGTTTCTCTTCTTCTTGCTTTGACGGTTTGGAATGCGAAGAAAGTGGTTGATATCAACCCAGCTAAAGAAACAGAACTAGAGGTTCGCCCTAGTTAG
- a CDS encoding protein-tyrosine phosphatase family protein, with the protein MRGRISGSSSDTAELLMGIKGSARRIRFDSRRDRFNIPHSLKTSIRRDLNANYIKVNGENIAIATQYPYHHQLEAHLQLLVDNRTPVLVVLASNKDVVEDQMPDYFSVSGIYGAITATSTLTGKVDLTDSIEAKTYNLDIDGYQTNLTVPVIHVHNWPDHHTITPANTEKLIIMIESVLLERRSFYTKRKSRAVDDPDKLLPIVHCRAGVGRTGLTIAAMAMRKHPKLSLASITKDLRVSRNDYMIQTTIQMETLVQIGLETKNKDFGVE; encoded by the coding sequence ATGAGAGGTCGTATTTCTGGAAGTAGTTCTGATACCGCCGAGCTACTGATGGGGATCAAAGGATCTGCTAGACGCATTCGGTTTGACTCAAGGAGGGACCGATTTAATATCCCCCACAGTCTAAAAACTAGTATTCGTAGAGACTTAAATGCCAACTATATTAAGGTCAATGGTGAGAATATCGCTATTGCAACGCAGTACCCTTACCATCACCAGTTGGAAGCACATTTACAGTTATTGGTAGATAATAGAACCCCAGTATTAGTGGTGCTAGCAAGTAATAAAGATGTTGTAGAGGATCAAATGCCTGACTACTTTTCTGTTTCAGGTATCTATGGGGCTATAACGGCGACTTCAACTTTAACTGGTAAAGTGGATCTTACCGATTCGATTGAAGCTAAAACTTACAACCTCGATATAGATGGTTATCAAACAAACTTAACAGTACCAGTGATACACGTTCATAATTGGCCAGATCACCACACAATCACCCCAGCGAATACAGAAAAGCTGATTATCATGATTGAGTCGGTATTGCTGGAAAGGAGAAGTTTTTATACTAAGCGCAAGAGTCGTGCGGTCGATGACCCAGATAAACTACTACCGATAGTACACTGTCGAGCTGGTGTTGGAAGAACTGGGCTAACAATTGCTGCAATGGCAATGCGTAAACACCCTAAGCTAAGTTTGGCTTCAATCACCAAAGATTTGAGAGTGTCACGCAACGACTACATGATACAAACTACTATTCAGATGGAGACACTTGTGCAAATTGGTCTTGAAACTAAAAATAAGGACTTTGGTGTTGAGTAG
- a CDS encoding LysE family translocator, with amino-acid sequence MLDIIIYALGVMYTPGPVNAICLNSGIQKQNSIFGFSLGVSIAMFALFSAVSLIGETLMNYAVLQWTAILGAIYILWLAYKIFLSQVGKVELKPSQSMNLRDGLMLQLLNPKGITVALPIATVQFPSAGITGGYIFVWCAILALLAFGAPTVYYIAGRLIGKKINETDYLVVMNKLMAVLLLFVGLKMGVPPVIDLVF; translated from the coding sequence ATGCTGGACATAATTATTTATGCTCTAGGGGTCATGTACACCCCAGGGCCAGTCAATGCTATCTGCTTAAACAGTGGCATACAGAAACAAAATTCGATATTTGGTTTTAGTCTCGGTGTCTCGATCGCCATGTTTGCATTATTCAGTGCTGTTTCGCTGATTGGTGAAACATTAATGAATTATGCTGTCTTACAATGGACAGCAATACTGGGTGCTATCTACATTCTTTGGTTGGCATACAAAATATTCTTAAGCCAAGTGGGTAAGGTTGAATTAAAGCCAAGCCAAAGCATGAATCTTCGAGACGGTTTGATGCTTCAGCTTCTTAATCCGAAAGGCATTACGGTTGCATTGCCTATTGCAACAGTTCAATTTCCATCAGCAGGTATTACGGGCGGGTACATCTTTGTATGGTGCGCTATTTTGGCACTACTTGCGTTTGGTGCACCTACTGTTTATTACATTGCTGGACGTCTTATTGGCAAAAAGATAAACGAAACTGACTATTTAGTTGTAATGAATAAGCTAATGGCAGTGTTATTACTGTTTGTTGGCTTAAAGATGGGTGTACCGCCTGTCATTGATTTAGTGTTCTGA
- a CDS encoding DUF2000 family protein produces MRFDSKFVIVVAEDLPVWQKLNVVSFLSGGITSTSAVKTGERYVDGSDNTYLPLCIQPTIVLKVKRSKLPTFIQRANRANIETAIFIEDMFATGHDEANRRTVRYYGTESLPLVGIAMYAEKKLVDKVVKGAKLHD; encoded by the coding sequence ATGCGATTTGATTCTAAGTTTGTCATTGTTGTGGCAGAGGATTTACCAGTATGGCAGAAATTGAATGTTGTAAGTTTTTTATCTGGTGGCATCACTTCGACATCAGCGGTTAAGACTGGAGAACGATATGTGGATGGGAGTGACAACACCTACCTACCACTTTGTATTCAGCCAACAATAGTACTTAAAGTGAAGAGAAGTAAACTGCCTACTTTTATCCAACGCGCTAATCGTGCAAACATTGAAACTGCAATATTCATCGAAGATATGTTCGCAACAGGTCATGATGAAGCTAATCGAAGAACCGTTCGTTACTATGGTACGGAAAGCTTACCCTTAGTCGGGATTGCTATGTATGCAGAGAAAAAATTAGTGGATAAAGTGGTCAAAGGTGCGAAGCTTCACGATTAG
- a CDS encoding ATP-binding protein — MLYPKYKTIGARLVVAFACSTLLLTVVCVVAWATWNSLDNQVRTLLEDSVPKYNASYFLESKTSEINRRVAALQVVDNKVQLNEQAIQVNEELASISTVLKSNRMNSEFYQLLESEAGLTSLLAKYVDLISTRIDQNRRVDQLMEQINWLHQDIRSELKPLRQEVHWQIERANDSKDIQSLLAKLSTLQKVIDVESAVYDMAIDVSGASMSEQVDNGMKVIYFRLLDLQESSTMLMNQPTSIAYKQLLQELVVVLSPDGEFEKQLMSLVKLNGGIKKMQDQIALSMDAIHHQIAELVLTADHTFKQVKTETAERVSYGNHVLLVCFSISIMTSMFLTYYFINRRIVARLIGLGDSIDAIIKNDLNHPVVVDGNDEIGRLSEKLIEYGEKVQEIQRTNALSLINNTTASLITSDLNGVVESANLSARKLLKLREVNESCSIWEYFPESCREQLKKVFARSHLWIELGKVHVTLSLGGDQPKYVRFDIRPFAHGAEYKLIMTITDVTHQEVATRTLESRVLEKTQDLLLKNQQLENEIEERIRTEDNLKKTQDELIQAAKMAVVGQTMTSLAHELNQPLNAMSTYLYSARMFVQQDNPDKVSESITHIEGLTTRMTKIINSLRQFARKPVGESEAKPVSIHEVAEQASTIVNTRAKRQQITIENRLPDDVKVQGDMLALEQIFINVLVNGCDALMESTREDKKRIKMELVDRSKQTTLVAISDNAVGFGEEIVPRIFQPFVSTKEVGLGLGMNICKSLIEKHKGNIYLASSLEKGAMVVLELPNDQ, encoded by the coding sequence GTGTTATACCCGAAATATAAAACCATTGGGGCTCGTTTAGTTGTAGCTTTCGCTTGCAGTACGCTTTTACTCACGGTGGTGTGTGTGGTTGCTTGGGCTACTTGGAACAGTTTAGACAATCAGGTGAGGACTTTGCTGGAAGATAGCGTGCCCAAATACAACGCCAGCTATTTCCTCGAAAGCAAAACGAGTGAAATAAACCGACGCGTTGCAGCGCTTCAAGTCGTTGATAACAAAGTACAGCTGAATGAACAAGCTATACAGGTGAATGAGGAGCTAGCTTCAATTTCAACGGTTCTAAAAAGCAATAGAATGAATTCGGAGTTCTATCAGTTGCTTGAATCGGAAGCAGGACTTACCTCGTTACTGGCAAAATATGTCGATCTGATTTCCACACGAATTGATCAAAATCGGCGTGTCGATCAACTGATGGAACAAATTAACTGGCTCCACCAAGATATTCGCTCCGAGCTCAAACCTCTTCGCCAAGAAGTGCATTGGCAGATTGAGCGGGCAAACGATTCAAAAGATATTCAAAGTTTGTTGGCTAAACTGAGTACATTACAAAAGGTTATTGACGTTGAATCGGCTGTGTATGACATGGCCATTGACGTTTCAGGAGCCTCAATGTCAGAGCAGGTCGATAATGGTATGAAAGTGATTTACTTTCGCCTGTTGGATCTTCAAGAAAGCAGCACAATGTTAATGAACCAACCAACCTCAATAGCTTACAAACAGTTGCTGCAAGAACTCGTAGTGGTGTTGAGTCCTGATGGTGAGTTCGAAAAACAACTTATGTCACTGGTGAAATTAAACGGTGGCATCAAAAAGATGCAAGACCAGATTGCACTAAGTATGGATGCCATCCATCATCAAATCGCAGAATTGGTTCTTACCGCCGACCACACGTTCAAACAAGTAAAAACGGAGACTGCCGAGCGTGTGTCATATGGTAATCACGTTTTGCTCGTTTGCTTCAGCATCTCGATCATGACAAGTATGTTCTTGACGTATTACTTTATCAACCGCCGAATTGTGGCGCGTTTGATAGGACTGGGTGACAGTATTGATGCCATCATCAAAAATGACCTAAATCATCCAGTTGTGGTGGACGGGAATGATGAAATCGGACGCTTGAGTGAAAAGCTCATCGAATATGGTGAAAAGGTACAGGAAATTCAGCGTACTAATGCCTTGAGTTTAATCAACAATACCACGGCGAGTTTGATCACAAGCGACCTCAACGGAGTAGTGGAGTCTGCAAACTTAAGTGCGCGTAAGTTATTGAAACTTCGTGAAGTAAACGAAAGTTGCTCGATTTGGGAATATTTCCCAGAAAGCTGCCGAGAACAGCTAAAAAAGGTATTCGCTCGCTCGCACTTGTGGATTGAACTTGGAAAAGTTCATGTGACCTTGTCACTTGGAGGAGATCAGCCTAAATACGTACGTTTCGATATTCGCCCTTTTGCCCACGGAGCCGAATACAAACTTATCATGACTATCACTGATGTGACTCATCAAGAAGTTGCTACGCGAACATTGGAAAGTCGAGTGTTAGAAAAAACGCAAGACCTATTGCTGAAGAACCAGCAGCTAGAAAACGAAATCGAAGAGCGAATTCGAACTGAAGACAATCTTAAAAAAACACAAGATGAACTCATTCAAGCTGCAAAAATGGCGGTTGTAGGCCAAACCATGACGAGCTTAGCGCATGAACTTAACCAGCCACTAAATGCGATGTCGACGTATTTGTACAGCGCGAGAATGTTTGTTCAACAAGACAACCCAGATAAGGTCAGCGAGTCGATCACACATATCGAGGGCTTAACGACTCGGATGACCAAGATTATCAACAGTTTGCGCCAGTTCGCACGGAAGCCAGTCGGTGAGAGTGAAGCAAAGCCTGTATCTATTCATGAAGTCGCGGAGCAAGCGTCGACCATCGTGAATACGCGTGCAAAACGTCAACAGATCACGATAGAAAATAGGCTACCTGATGACGTGAAAGTTCAAGGCGATATGTTGGCGTTAGAACAGATTTTCATAAATGTCTTAGTAAATGGCTGCGATGCGCTAATGGAAAGCACAAGAGAAGATAAAAAACGAATTAAAATGGAATTGGTGGACCGGAGTAAGCAAACCACACTGGTTGCGATCAGTGACAATGCTGTTGGTTTCGGAGAAGAGATTGTGCCACGGATTTTTCAGCCTTTTGTTTCGACAAAAGAGGTTGGGTTAGGGCTAGGAATGAATATTTGTAAATCATTAATAGAAAAGCATAAAGGAAATATCTACCTTGCTTCCTCACTAGAAAAAGGTGCGATGGTTGTGTTGGAGTTACCTAATGATCAATAA
- a CDS encoding ABC transporter substrate-binding protein → MADLKQLGRRLLLSAALYTPLTIAADKELVILTTFSQAPIIALVDDFTQHYPDAEVRIVHRRTQSSLQLLSKSYMKDIDLVLSSSPFLMKELSNEHRLVDMPSNVQVPKWLSAYLLPNKEQVVAFGYSGAGIVWNKDYLAANHLPEPKWFQDLTNPLYFGHVTMSTPSRSGTTQLMVESVLSRYGWKEGWRILLNVGANLATISSRSFGVADYIVKGKLGIGPTIDSYALIAQRKFDYVGFAYDQDFTLMPTYIAQINRGESDKLAEAFVAHLLSKEVQEQMESSAISKTALYDTARYSGDNPVLDLKQVMPREALINLIFDTAITKRLPELQDAWLTLIKLNLLVGDSPEQQCSLKTIEKQLFELPLSEEKITTIAQNLATMDKDSEVGMTHYQALLAEFSHELGRAMSEKLDNVNQQLAHCRGQGK, encoded by the coding sequence ATGGCTGATTTAAAGCAATTAGGGCGTCGTTTACTTCTGAGTGCTGCTCTTTATACACCACTCACAATCGCAGCAGATAAAGAGCTGGTAATACTCACTACTTTTTCTCAAGCTCCAATAATTGCTTTGGTGGATGACTTTACGCAGCATTATCCTGATGCGGAAGTCAGAATAGTGCACCGTCGTACTCAATCGAGTCTGCAACTGCTAAGCAAAAGCTATATGAAGGATATCGACTTGGTATTGAGCTCATCTCCATTTTTGATGAAAGAGCTTTCTAACGAGCATCGATTAGTTGATATGCCATCTAACGTGCAAGTTCCGAAATGGTTATCTGCCTATTTATTGCCGAATAAAGAGCAAGTTGTTGCGTTTGGGTACTCCGGGGCTGGGATTGTTTGGAACAAAGATTATTTAGCCGCAAACCATTTGCCAGAACCGAAGTGGTTTCAAGATCTGACAAACCCTCTGTACTTTGGACATGTCACCATGAGTACACCAAGTCGTTCAGGAACAACTCAGCTGATGGTTGAGAGTGTACTTAGTCGATATGGTTGGAAAGAGGGCTGGCGTATATTACTCAACGTAGGAGCGAATTTGGCGACGATTTCATCTCGCAGCTTCGGGGTTGCGGATTATATAGTCAAAGGCAAGTTAGGTATTGGACCAACAATTGACAGCTATGCATTGATTGCCCAGCGTAAATTTGACTATGTCGGTTTTGCTTATGATCAAGACTTTACGCTAATGCCCACTTACATTGCTCAAATAAATCGTGGTGAGAGCGACAAGTTGGCAGAAGCCTTTGTTGCGCATTTACTTTCAAAAGAAGTTCAAGAGCAAATGGAAAGCAGCGCAATTTCAAAAACGGCCCTCTATGATACGGCTCGATACAGTGGTGATAACCCAGTGCTCGACCTAAAACAGGTAATGCCGAGAGAAGCACTGATCAATTTGATTTTTGATACCGCGATTACTAAGCGTCTTCCAGAATTACAAGACGCTTGGCTCACCCTCATTAAACTCAATCTGCTGGTTGGAGATAGTCCTGAACAACAGTGCTCACTCAAGACGATCGAGAAGCAGTTGTTTGAACTACCACTGAGCGAAGAGAAAATAACTACCATTGCCCAAAATTTGGCGACAATGGATAAAGACTCCGAAGTTGGAATGACGCACTACCAAGCCTTGTTGGCGGAGTTTTCTCATGAATTGGGGCGCGCGATGTCGGAAAAGTTGGACAACGTAAATCAACAATTGGCTCACTGTCGGGGGCAAGGGAAGTAG
- a CDS encoding AraC family transcriptional regulator: MQEQFSYQKSAHTKGLCSFSAKIKDFSYGKHAHEEFSIGVTCRGRQDFFSNGTFHKSQAGNVIFFNPEQVHDGHAGGGKDMEYEMVYIPESTMMSLMQSIGNVSKDQSLLKVSSFHDAVLQKQIISIARFMNLEQPLSSLEEEHLLLGIAHSIVRLGDGSFIDKVAYGRTDKLLEQAKEFIHFNLNRKLGIEEISSAANMSKYHFIRLFNKQFGMTPHQYVLSYKINRVKRELELGDNAANIAFKYGFSDLSHLNRNFKNTFGITPTQYQRQLSL; the protein is encoded by the coding sequence ATGCAAGAACAATTTAGCTATCAAAAAAGTGCGCACACTAAAGGATTGTGTTCATTTTCGGCAAAGATCAAAGACTTTAGCTACGGTAAACATGCCCATGAAGAGTTCAGTATCGGTGTGACATGCCGTGGCCGTCAGGACTTTTTTAGTAATGGAACTTTTCATAAAAGTCAGGCAGGAAACGTGATCTTTTTTAATCCAGAACAGGTTCATGATGGGCATGCTGGAGGTGGAAAAGATATGGAGTATGAAATGGTCTACATACCTGAATCGACAATGATGAGTTTGATGCAAAGCATAGGTAATGTATCTAAAGATCAGTCTCTATTGAAAGTATCATCTTTCCATGATGCGGTTTTGCAAAAACAGATCATTTCAATTGCACGCTTTATGAACTTAGAGCAGCCACTTTCTTCACTAGAAGAAGAGCATCTGTTACTCGGCATCGCTCATTCGATTGTTCGTCTTGGCGATGGCTCTTTTATTGATAAGGTAGCTTATGGGCGAACAGATAAACTATTGGAGCAAGCAAAGGAGTTTATTCACTTCAACCTTAATCGAAAACTAGGTATTGAAGAGATTTCAAGCGCTGCCAATATGTCTAAATATCATTTCATTCGACTGTTTAACAAACAGTTTGGCATGACGCCACATCAGTATGTACTTAGCTATAAAATCAATCGTGTAAAACGCGAATTAGAACTAGGTGACAATGCAGCGAATATTGCTTTTAAGTACGGTTTTTCCGATTTAAGTCATCTTAATCGTAACTTTAAGAATACGTTTGGCATCACGCCGACCCAATACCAAAGACAACTCTCGCTTTAG